The genome window TTAATTATATTTTCCTCTTCTAAAGTAGTAGAATTTATAACAGAATTTATAAAAGCCGATTGATTTTCATTATCACATCCCTGATACAAAATTATGGACAACAGAATTATAAATATATGAAAGAATCTTGTTTTCATCTATTCATCCCCATTATTTTCATTTTATAAAAAAAGCGCACTTTTTCAAGGAAGTAGAGAAGATTATAATCACAATAGATTTTCTTACATAAAATCACTGCATCAATCCTTCTTCATAAAATTTTACTCCTACAATGGGAAAAAAGAGATATTATTATATGGGTTGCATTGCGCAGGTTTTTTATATTCTTGACAAACAAAATTCATAGAAAGTATTTTATATATCAAGGAGGAAATGATTGTGGAATCTGAAAAGGAAGAATATGTAGAAATTTTCAATACAACTGAAGAAAGCGAATATCTTGTAATCAAGTCTCTTCTAGAAAGTGAAGGGATAGAGGTAAAAGACTTTTCGCAAAGAGTGCCTCAATTGCCTGTAAATATTGATGGTATGGGCTTGATAAGAATTTATGTGAATAAAAATGAGAAAGAAAAGGCAAAAGATTTGCTTAAAAGCTACTACGAAAAAGAAGGTGATAATATGTGGAAGTGCCCAAATCACTAAATTTTGTTTGCATACATTTTACTATTGACATAAAATTATCTTTCAATTAGGATTGCACCTTCAATTTATAAGAAAGGCGGAGGCGAGTTGTGGCAGTAAAAAAGAAAAAAAGCGTGGCAAAGCCCAAAACGAAAGCTGCAAAGGGTAAAAGTGCGTCTAAAACTGCGGCTAAGAAAGTTACAAAGAAAAAAGCTGAAGTAAAAACCAAAACCGCAAAGAAAAAAGTTCCAACAAAAAAAGCCGCCAAAAAAGAATCAACTACCAAAAAAAGCACTGCAAAAAAGACCTCAGCGAAAAAGACGGCTTCAAAGAAAACCGTGAAAAGAAAACCTTCGCCGAAGTCTGTTTCGAAAAAGAAAAAAACTGTAAGTAAAAAAACGGCAAAGAAACCTGTGAAAAAGACAATTGAAAGGAAGGCGACGGCTGTGAAGAAGAAGGCAAAGAAGAAATCTGATGCAAAAAAATATGAAGAAGTGAGACTTTTACTTGAAAAAAGAAAAGCTGAAATTCTAAAAGAAGTTGCTGGAGATTTGAGTGAGGGACTGAATTCAGAAACAGTGGCATATCCCGATCTTAGTGACCTTGCAAGCATTGAATCTGACAAGAATTTTGAAATAAGAATAAAAGAAAGAGAAAGAAGATTATTAAAGAAAATAAATCTTGCTTTGGAGCAAATCAAAAATGGCACTTTCGGCATCTGTGAACGCTGTGGAGAAGAAATTGGACTTAAGCGCCTTCTTGCACGCCCTGTTGCTACATTGTGTATACAATGTAAAACTGAAGCCGAAAGAGAGGAAAAAGCAAGGAATCTATAAAAGATTTACAGCCATAAATTTTTATCCATTGCATTCATTTCACTTTACACGATGTTTTTATTTCCGATAAAATATTGTTTATAAAAGACGCATTGTGCTAAAATATGCGATATAAATTCATAGGAAATAAAAATGGATATTGATTACGAAGCGCTAAGAAAGATTACTTTAGTAGTACCCCTATGGCAGGTTATGCTTTTCTTCTTTGTAACTGCCGTGACGATGTTGTTTGGTTATGTAAGATTTGCCATATCCGCCTCATTCATTGCCGTCCTCTACTGGGTCTTCATTTACAACCGCCCAATTTTAGTCAAACACTTTTCAAGCTCAACTTTTCTTATGGGCGCCTATCTCGTGGTAGGAGTTATCCTTGTCTTCTGTCTCCTGATTTCACTTTTCATAAAAGGGTAGCTGTAATATGAATATGCCCTCAATTTCAAACTGATTTTCCGCCTTCTTTTTCTTCTATCAATTCTTTGACACCGGCAAGCAATTCTTTGACAAAATCAGTTTCCCTTACCTTTTTTATTTTGACACCTCTCTTGAATAAAATACCGCTTCCTTTCCCCCCTGCAATGCCAATATCAGCTTCCTTTGCTTCTCCAGGACCATTTACTACACATCCCATCACAGCAACAGTCAAAGGCACCAAGCATCCAACCAATTCATTTTCTATTTCAGTTGCCACCTTCTCTACATCAATTTCGCGTCTGCTGCATGTAGGACAAGAAATAACATCGACACCTATTTTGCGCAATCCCAAGGCCCTCAACAATGTATAGCCTGCTTTGACTTCATTGACAGGGTCACTTGTTAGCGAAATTCTTAAAGTATCTCCAATGCCAT of Candidatus Schekmanbacteria bacterium contains these proteins:
- the dksA gene encoding RNA polymerase-binding protein DksA; the protein is MKKKAKKKSDAKKYEEVRLLLEKRKAEILKEVAGDLSEGLNSETVAYPDLSDLASIESDKNFEIRIKERERRLLKKINLALEQIKNGTFGICERCGEEIGLKRLLARPVATLCIQCKTEAEREEKARNL